The Chryseobacterium viscerum DNA segment ATATAAATCCAATATCTCTATGAAGGTTTTTTGCTATTGTTTTCCAGATTGACATCAGGGACAACAGAATTCGGATCCAGCTTCACCTCATCTATTTCCTTGTTAGAATCTATTTTGAATGCCCATTCCGTATTTCTTTTCCAGACTTCCACAGGGATATTCACCGTTTGTGCCGTTCCATCTTTGAATTTCAGTTGAACTGTTGTAGGCATCGGCAGCTGTCCAATATTTTCAACAGTGATCTGAACTCCGTTTTTAAAGTCTCCGTTAATGTATTTTACATTTTTAACAGCCTGGTCAATTTTCCATTTGTTAAAGAACCATCCTCTCCAGAACCAGTTCAGTTCTTCTCCGGAAACATTTTCCATTGTATGGAAGAAATCCCATGGTGTAGGATGTTTAAAAGCCCATCGGTCTATATAGGTTCTGAATGCTTTATCAAATTTTTCAGGTCCGAGAATCGTTTCTCTCAAAACATCCAAGCCTGTTCCCGGTTTATAGTAAGCCAAAGCTCCGATACTTCTTTCTTTCATATTATCCGGTCCTACCATTACAGGTTCCAGGCTGTCTGTCAACAGATAAGGTCCTGATCTTGCCAGATTCGGTTTACGATAATATTCGCCTTTATTGAAAGCTTCGGTTGAAAGTCCGTTGATGAATGTATTAAATCCTTCATCCATCCATGCGAAAAGTCTTTCATTAGATCCTACGATCATTGGGAACCAGTTGTGTCCAAACTCGTGGTCTGTAACGCCCCAAAGATCTTCTCCTTTAGAATCCATATGACAGAACACAATTCCTGGATATTCCATTCCGCCTTCATTTCCTGCTACATTGGTGGCAGCCGGATAGGTATACTCATACCATTTCTTTGAATAATGCTCTATGGCTGCTTTGGTATATTCTGTAGATCTTCCCCAAGCTTTCTCTCCGGCACTTTCAGCAGGATAAGCCGAGATAGCTAAGGATTTCTTTCCGCTAGGCAGATTAATTTTAGCAGCATCTAAAATAAATCCGGCAGAAGACGCCCAGGCAAAATCTCTGGCCTGTGTAATTTTAAATTTCCAAGTTTTTGTACCAGAAGCTTTGTTTTTACCGATTTCAGATTCAGGATGAATCATTACTGTTTTATCACTGTTTCTTGCTTCATTCCATCTGTTGATTTCTTCTTTGCTGTATACTTCTTTTTCATTCAGAAGTTCTCCGGATGCTACCACATAATGATTGGCCGGAACTGTGATATTCGCTGTAATATTCCCATATTCTAAATAAAACTCTGACGCTCCAAGATATGGAAGAGTATTCCATCCCAATACATCATCATACACACACATTCTCGGATACCATTGTGCCATGGTAAATATTTTACCGTTTTTGGTATCCTGAATCCCCATTCTGTCTGAACCGTAGTCAGGAGAAACAAAAGAATATTCAATTTCTATTTTGGCAACTCCTCCATTGGCTTTCAGTTCCTTTGGAAGATCAATCTGCATTCTTGTATCAGTAATGGTATATTTTACTTCTCTTTTTCCATCAAGCTTTACTGATTTAATCTTATATCCGCCATTAAATTCTTCGCCATGAGCTCCATTTCTGCTTCCCGAAAGCGGAACTACACCGTTTCCTCTGGAATCTTTTGCAAACAGATTCTGATCCAGCTGCAGCCAAAGGAAACCTAATTTATCCGGGCTGTTGTTGGTATA contains these protein-coding regions:
- a CDS encoding M1 family metallopeptidase, whose product is MNFKLPTLVSTVAVILFSGSVHAQESPKYDYVEAFKPFFYPQTGTATRSASGQPGHAYWQNSADYHLNVSLNEDKKEITGTAQITYTNNSPDKLGFLWLQLDQNLFAKDSRGNGVVPLSGSRNGAHGEEFNGGYKIKSVKLDGKREVKYTITDTRMQIDLPKELKANGGVAKIEIEYSFVSPDYGSDRMGIQDTKNGKIFTMAQWYPRMCVYDDVLGWNTLPYLGASEFYLEYGNITANITVPANHYVVASGELLNEKEVYSKEEINRWNEARNSDKTVMIHPESEIGKNKASGTKTWKFKITQARDFAWASSAGFILDAAKINLPSGKKSLAISAYPAESAGEKAWGRSTEYTKAAIEHYSKKWYEYTYPAATNVAGNEGGMEYPGIVFCHMDSKGEDLWGVTDHEFGHNWFPMIVGSNERLFAWMDEGFNTFINGLSTEAFNKGEYYRKPNLARSGPYLLTDSLEPVMVGPDNMKERSIGALAYYKPGTGLDVLRETILGPEKFDKAFRTYIDRWAFKHPTPWDFFHTMENVSGEELNWFWRGWFFNKWKIDQAVKNVKYINGDFKNGVQITVENIGQLPMPTTVQLKFKDGTAQTVNIPVEVWKRNTEWAFKIDSNKEIDEVKLDPNSVVPDVNLENNSKKPS